One genomic window of Fusarium fujikuroi IMI 58289 draft genome, chromosome FFUJ_chr01 includes the following:
- a CDS encoding related to F1F0-ATP synthase subunit G: MSSLARPMLRSPALRVAARRFESTAAQKATENAKQAASKATENAKLAASRAQEGLSRVTTAAGPAIAGYAKGVASTLGKVGGRTGKVIGFIERQVPFVVYYSKVALELGKFVFHNQKMSPPNLATFQNTYQSIIKSIQNRTIIQSSQNAIQQVRNIGPAQLAAGGVVAAEVLGFFTVGEIIGRFKLVGYRGEASSHH, translated from the exons ATGTCTTCTCTCGCTCGTCCCATGCTCCGTTCGCCCGCTCTCCGCGTCGCCGCCCGACGCTTCGAGAGCACCGCCGCCCAGAAGGCCACCGAGAACGCAAAGCAGGCTGCCTCCAAAGCCACCGAGAATGCTAAGTTGGCTGCCTCAAGGGCCCAGGAAGGTCTGTCGCGTGTCACAACCGCTGCTGGTCCTGCTATTGCTGGTTACGCCAAGGGCGTTGCCAGCACTCTAGGCAAGGTTGGCGGACGAACGGGCAAGGTCATCGGCTTCATTGAAC GACAAGTCCCATTCGTCGTTTACTACTCCAAGGTCGCCCTCGAGCTGGGCAAGTTCGTTTTCCACAACCAGAAGATGAGCCCTCC CAACCTGGCCACCTTCCAAAACACATACCAGAGCATCATCAAGTCCATCCAGAACCGTACCATCATCCAGTCTTCTCAGAACGCTATCCAGCAGGTACGGAATATCGGTCCTGCTCAGCTCGCCGCTGGCGGTGTTGTCGCAGCTGAGGTCCTCGGCTTTTTCACCGTTGGTGAGATTATTGGACGATTCAAGCTTGTTGGCTACCGTGGCGAGGCCTCTTCCCACCACTAA